TCACAAAGGCTGTCTTGATGTTGTTAAATTCCTCACAGTCCTTATTTTTATAAAGTCTATTAATGGTAATACAATTAGAGATCAAGATTATACAGGAACAGTTCAAAAATATAGCAATGCTGATAAAATTGGAGAGCACATGCCAGTCTTTTCCGATCTTCTGTTTAAAGTCAATACATCCAACACCCTCCTGTTCAGGAATGTCTCTTATAGGGATCAGCATGTTTGGTAGCATAATGGCTAGCACCAAAGCCCAAACAACTACTGATAGCATTGTAGCAAATCCTCTTTTTTGTATTTGGTACAGTTTTGCACTCTGTATAGTCTGTAGACACCGATCCATGCTGACAAATCCCAGGAATATTATTGATATATACATGTTGATGTAAATCATACATGCTGTTACCTGGCAGTGAAAGATCCTTAACTTCCAGGAAGCTAAACCCAAGTCAACAACAATCTTAAATGGCAAAGCCAAAGTCAGTAGCAAATCAGCCACCAGCAGGTTTATGAGGTATACACTTGTACATTTCTGGCTGTTGTCTTTCCGGTTGAAAGCCCACAAAGCAAAACAACTCCCAAAAAAGCCTACCAAAAATATTATCCAATAGAAatatgtgaatggttccaaatctCTGTTGACGGTACAGGCAATGTAAGAATTGTTGGTATTGTCCATTGTAAGATAGCCCTGCAGTCAGCTCCCAGCAAAGACCTGAAACggtgcataaaaaaataataaatgtggtTTATTCTTTAGCTATATGGGAAACTTCTGCTCATACATTAGATtgctgtaaacagcaatttataGATGTCTTGATTGCAGTGCACTTTTTCAAATTGAGTAGGAAATTAATGTAAAAATAATAGGAAAACAGAACAGTGGTTGACATCCTATGTTTCTGTGCACAtcagacaatggggttgattaactaaaatTGGAGAATgcataatctggtgcagttgtgcatggtagccaatcaacttctaactttggcttgttcaattaagctttgacaaaaatagaaacctggaagctgattggtttctatacagagctgcaccagtttttgcactttccagttttagtaaatcaaccccaatatgcaCTTCCCACTGAATATGTCCAGAATAAAGTTAGCTGTTTTAAACTAGGTCTAAATTGTAACTGGATGGCATTTAGTTTGCCAGAACACTGTGTATCGTAAACaattgtcatgttttttttttccacataaaatattgttttcaccttttcttttatcattttttttaactctcagtgctgctgatctcaatTGGTCGTATTCAGTTATTTCCTGTTTACATGCACTCACTTCAGTGTTGGTTGCACATCATTGCTCTGCACCAGTTTTTAAATGGTACTGACAGTGGATCCTGCCtgcacaatgtgtgtgtgtgtgtgtcagcacTGTTGCTTGTTGTTTCTCTTAGGAGTGCATGCAATAGGGTGAGTGCACAGAAACGCAATTGTGGAACAGCTGTCACCACATAACAGGAATTGCCTGAAAAACGATATTCATGGAAGTATCATTAAGGGTTCTTTTAATAAGCGCTGGATATTTAATTTGTTTCCATTTCTGAATGAAAGGCTATTCAATGCAATTCACTGTGGAAATATATTAagccataggccccgtacacacgaccgaggaactcgacgtgccaaacacatcgagttcctcgtcgagttcagtgtggaagccgacttttgccattgaacaacgaggaaatagagaacatgttctctatttccttgccgaggtcctcgtcggcttcctcggccgaaagtgtacacacggccgggtttctcggcagaattcagctctgaaccgagtttctggctgaattctgccgagaaactcgatcgtgtgtacggggccttactcctaTTGTTGGAAAATACTAATGGTACTGACACCCCTATGAAAGAAAGAACAAGTATACTAATATATCACCAACCTAACTGGCATTTGATGTTTGCTCTGAAAATTACTGCAAGTAAAATAATGCAAAATTGAAGATGATGTTCTTTTACAAGCATGACAAGGGAGTTATGGCTTAGTATTATGCCATATATGGAATTAATGTCTGTAATaagccaaaggatttgtaatgtTCAGCACGAAAATGTAACAACTGTGCAATATAGCATGAAAGACAAAGCACTTTTTGTTAACCAGTCCTTGCTTATATCTGAGTGGCAGAATCAAGTTAAAGAAGAAACCCATGGAatggatatttttacataattACATTAGGTTGGACCAatgttactatgtaactatgcatagaCCATACTTGTGGAATCCCCCTGGAAGCTACAAATCACTGTAGCAGGCACCGCTATTACAGTGATCTCTGCTTGCTTCCAAGTCCTGAGCGACTGCATTGCAGCATCATGAAAACAGGTCGCCTACACCTGGATTTCATTCttgttcaatagtttttattgagttttcatAAAGAATAGTATGCAACATTACATCTTGACAGACAATTAAACATTTGTTGTGTTCACAGCAAAAGTGGTATCAAAGGATAAATAAGTTACGAACAATAAGTTTCAACAGTATGAGTCAGGCCACTAATGCATTGCCACATCGCGTAAGGTTTCTGAAGATggtaaggaagaagaaagaaagagaagacataaaaaaaaggatggaccagggcagaggggggaggattcTGGGGAATTTATATTTTTAGAGTGTGGATTGGGCTTGTCTCAGGTTCAGTAGTGTACAGTCAAAGTGTCTCGAAAGGAATGTTGTAACCCAGGGATCCCAGATTTTGCAAAATTTGGGCATGGTGTTTTGTAAGGGTTCTGTCAACTTTTCGTTTATCAAGGTCCAATGTATTCACGATGCACTTCTGAGAAGGATATGCTTGGTGATAGCAAGGCTTTAGCTATAAATAGCTTAGCTGCATTTAGTTTGTTGGTTGTAAGAGGGAACTGGGAATTGGATAGTCCTACTGGCATATAATTTAGTAAGGTCTCGGTTGGATCCAAAGTCAGGTTGGCTTGAAAAATGTTGTTTAGGAGTTGATGCACTTTTTGCCAGAATCATTGAGCCATCAGGCAAGACCACCAAATGTGATAAAAAGTCCCAGGTTCTGGGCAACCTCAAGCAGGTGATGGAGGAGGCAGAGGAGATATGGGCCTGCCTACTGGGAACCATATACCATCTGAATAGTACTTTCTGGGTTTCATCTTTATATTGATCTTGCCACTCAGATATAAGCAAGGGCTGGTTGAtaaaaagtgtttttatcttaACCTTCATTCTCCATGTTCTACAGATAAACTAATTTGCTTTGCATTCACTGAAAAACACAATGATATCTCTGAATGGCATCCATGCCGAAGGGACGTCCACTTGTATTCACAATGCAGCAGAGCAGCTACTCAGCACGGGACctagaagctagtggagatcactagaGTAGCTttgtctactacagtgatttacaACTTCTAGAGGAGCCCCAcgggtatggtatatgcatagttgACATTGTTCAAAGTTGTACCAATGTAACTAAGAAAAAATctacatacctggaattcttcttcaaGGGGACCCTGGCCAGCTCTGGAATATACTATATTTTAGATTGTGATTAGCCTGAATAGAACAGAATTGTAAAATTACTGTTCCCTGTAATTTAGAAGCAGTTGCAAATTATAGTTAAATCTGTCTTTCATGAGCTGCtgtttgtttatgtttattaCACAATGATATCACTTAAAAATATTCATAGTAAAGCAAATAAAAcactatatttgtatatattgttATGAAATGTGTTCTAAAAGAGACAATACCTGTGCCGACTGTCCTGGGCTGCTGGCAGCTTTACACTGTTGCTGTCATCTTTTCATATCTAATATACAATCCTCTTTCCTGGTAAACAAGTAGCACTGTGGTTATTGTGGTTTCACTCTTATACGTCAATTGACGTAGTTGAAACTAAAGTTTTTGTTCATATAAAAAGATCTAAAATTTCCCTTTTAGCAACTGTGAATGTCAAAAAATACCCACACTGAAAGTGTTTTCTTCCATATATCCCATATGCGTGTGCGCTAAACTTTGGCCACAACGTAGGAGCAGGTCAAACACTTTTTCACGAATATCATGTTCTCCCTGTGAAAGTTTATATTGACTCTTAGACATGGAAACATGGATAATTTGTTGGTGTATACAGCaaattaaatccttttttttttaacaaacaaggttggtctttattgagtCAACGAAGGTACAAGACACAGTACaagcagtaaaacaaaaaaagcagggTACATCATATACAGTGTACATGAGATATGGGAGAACTCTCAAGGCATATCAAACAAGGTACACACAGCCAGAAACAACTGCAATTCGAAATCAGGAAatcaataataaatgaataaacaaccagtggggggagggagggggagggctgaagggggggggaggaagcccAGACCAATAACCACACAATAGATTAAGCACATCCGAGTCCAAATCACATGGGGTTAATCCAAGGTCCCCATACCCGTTCGTATTTCAACGGGCACCCCCTATTGATGTACGTCAGTTTGTATAAAGGTAAAGCAGCATTAACCGTGTCCATCCACATTCCCACCGTAGGCGGGGCCCTAGAATTCCATTTAAACATAATCACCTTTTTGGCATAAAAGAGCAACATTGACAACAGACTTTTAGTATACCGGGGCCTTTGGTCATCATCCTGTATCCCCAATAGGCCCAATGCAGGGTCAATCGGGATATCCAACTGCAGACGAACATTAATAAAATCAAAGATGGCAGACCAGTAGTCCGAGAGCCTATGACAGGCCCctaaaaaaagaggggagatccATACAGGGCAGTTTCTAAAAAAGTACGTAAATTTAATGCAGATATATCATTTTTAAGACGTTAATACGTCCCAAAAGATTGAGCGGAAGAGTGGACCAACGGGAACAATGATCTTTAAGGTGTTCAAAAACCGGTTTCAAGTTAAGGCGATGAAAGGACTGAAGATCCCGGGAGATCCTAATTCCCAAATAGGTGAACTACTCGACCCATTGCAACTGGGTCTGGGGAACCAGGTTCCCAGCTCCAGCGTCCAGGGGAAACAGGGAAGACTTTGTCCAGTTTATGCATATCCCAGAGAACTTACCGAATACATCAAATATTTCAAGGGCAGCTGTCAGTGAACCCCCCGCATCATGCAAGTACAATAGGGTGTCATCCGCGTATAAGGAAATGTTCTCCTCCAGAGGGCCGACAAGGAGTCACACAATCCGACTCAAGTCCCTGACCAGGACTGCAAGGGGCTCCAGGGCTAGAGCAAACAAAcaaggcgacagggggcagccctgtccgGTCCCCCTCCGGAGGAGAAAATAATCAGAAAGAAAATTATTTACCCGGATCCTGGCTCTAGGGGCCCTATAAAGCATACTCAGCCATCTGAGGAATTTGGGTCCCACCCCGAACCGTCTCAACACCTCCCAGAGATACTCCCACTCAACagagtcaaacgccttctctgcattgAGCGAGGCTATGACTCTAGTACCCCCATTGTCATGGGAAGTAGCCAGGTTCAGGAAAAGACGGCGGATGTTTATGTCAGTGCCCTTACGCGGCATAAACCCAGTCTGGTCCACTTGAACTAAATTCTCAATCACTGCACCAAGTCTGAGAGCTAAAATTTTTGCGAGGATCTTGGCATCCGCATTAATTAGAGAGATGGGCCTGTAGGAGGCACATTCCTCAGGGTCCTTACCGGGCTTGGGCACCACTACGGCCTCAGACATAGAATCAGGGAGGGAGTCTAAATCATAAAAATGCTGTAGCATCGAGATCAGCCTAGGAGCCAGAAGTTCCTGGTATGTTGAATAGAAATCAATGGGTATCCCATCCGGCCCAGGGGTTTTCCCGGACTGCATGGAAGCCATGGCTACCTGCACCTCCTCCAGGGTAATATCAACATCTAGCCCAGCACATTGTTCCCCGTCTAAGGAGGGGAGGGAAACCCGATCCAGGTATCTAAGCAGCTCAGTACTGTCATAGCGCGCCCTAGAAAAGTAGAGAGCCTGATAGTATTCTAGAAATCTAGCACCAATGTCCGGGGTCGATGTCAAAAGCCCTCCATCcctatctctaaggccccgtacacacgaccggttttctcggcataattcagccagaaactcgatgggagatatattctgccgagaaacccggtcgtgtgtacacttttcgccgaggaaaccgacgaggatctcgtcgggccaaaaagagaacatgttctctatttcctcgttagtcaatgggaaaagttggctcgccgagatcctcggcggcttcacaaggaacttgacgagcaaaacgatgtgttttgcccgccgagtttctcggacgtgtgtacggggcttcagtcTTCCAACATGAGTCATGGGCAACTGTCCTCTAGCGAGCCACGCTAGCAACCTGCCATTTTTATCGCCATATTCAAAAACCCTCTGAGCACTCTCCAGCATAGATTTCTTAGTTAGGTCTACCCTGAGTAGGGACAAGTCCCTCAGAGTATCCTGCCAGGGCACATAGTGGGCCGATTTGGGACACCGCACGTACTCCGCTTCACGCAATCTCGCAGGCTCTTCAAGATCTCTCAGGGACTGCATGGACTCCCGCTTGCGCACCGCTATTCGAGCCATGTATTCTCCCCTGAGCCACGCCTTAAAAGCATCCCACCCAGTCAGGGGGGAGGTTGTGTGTTCATTCTGCACCCAATAAGTACACAGGGCCTCCGGCATTTCAGCCTGTATCTCAGGGTCCATGATCCAGTACCTGGACAGGCTCCACAGCCGAACACCCACCACCTGGGAGAGCTGAAAAGTAACAGAAATTGGAGCATGATCCAAGATCCCCCTAGAGAGGATCTCAGCAACGACCACCCTTCGCAGCAGAGCAGGGGAGACAAATGCCAGGTCGATGCAGGACATAGTCCGATATGTGCTAGATAGGCAGGTGTATTCTCTGTTAGAGGGATGGAAATGGCGCCAGACATCCGTCATTGCAAAGGCAGTCGCCCAGTTGGCAAGGCCATGCTGCAGGGGACCGGATGCATGGAGTCTGTCCAGGCCCCTAGACGGCACCAAGTTAAAATCCCCAATAACCAGAACATTGTCAACATTGTACATTGTGACCTGCTGCATAAGCGAGTGTAGGGTATCTACATCAGCAGGGGGAGGTAAGTATACCCCCACCACCACAAATGGGACCTCCGAGATCAGGGCATGCAATAGCACGTATCTGCCCCCGGGGTCGAGTTTCACATCCAAAAGCCGAAAGGGCAGGGATCTGTGCACCAGAATACTAACCCCTCTGGCATAGTTAGAGTAGGGAGCATGGTAGTGCGCACCAACCCACGCCCTCCTCAGACTCAGGACTCGTGATCCCACCAGGTGTGTCTCCTGCAGGACACACACCTGAGGACGCAGCCTCTTCAAATTGTTCAGCACCAAAGAGCGCTTGATCGCTGAGTTTAAACCCCTAACATTCCACGAAACCACCAAGCATTCAGCCATGAGGGGATTTCAGGAATAACAGAAAGGAGCGATTCCAACAGCAGCGGCAGGGGCTGATGCACCAGGGGGAAGAAATTCTCAGCCCCAGGCCCACCAGAGCTAAACAGCACCCCCGCCAAAGCTGTGTGTCGTACCAAGTAAGCAGCCAGGAAgtaggaaaaaaagtaaaattaagacCAACTGTAACCAAgtatacaaaaaacaataaagccaACCGAACAGAACTAGCAACCatccccatcccctccccccaccccatgcACCTCAAAACAGCGAGGAGCACTTAAGTCCCAAAACTCCCATAGTTCAGTAACCAATAACTAAGGTTGGGGGCATGCAACCAGATTAGAGCAACAAAGCACTTCACCCCAGCACCAGCCTATATGCGTAAATACCACCAGCTTAAGTCCCGTGCTGCTGGAGTGATGTTGAATAGGCAAACAGAGCATTGTTCTCCTGACCAGGCAGGGGTACATTCTTGAGAGTCAGTTGCAGGAAATAAAAAACTGAGGTGTTGTACCAAAAACTAAGGAACAGGGCAAAAGCAAAAAGGTCAAAAATGGGGAATGGTGGATCCACAAGAACAACAGGCGCGAAGCGTCTGCAGACGGGCAGGATAAGTCACCGGGGGAAATTAAAGGGGCAGCGGACACGTGGCATCAGGGGCAGTAAGGTACTAACGGCTCCAGCGTCCCACCATACCAGCCAGGATCCAGTGGAGGAGCGTCCAGGGCCCAAGTAACAGGGGAAAAAGGCCAACTGCCGAAACCCAGCAGCAGCAGGGTAACTGTCATGTCCCACCCGCACAGTAACCGCACAGTCATGTCCCGGTGGGGCTCCTCAGGGGAATATAAAAAACAATCTTACCCAGTAGTGAAGACCCAAACTAGTCCATTCCACCATCCCAACAAAGCAGGTAAATAAATCCACAGCGGGGTCATCCATCTAGGGCAGCGTCTCCACCCAGGCCGAGGCGTCCTTCGGGTTGGTAAAGAAGCGAACCGTCTCTCCATCCACCACACGCAACTTAGCCGGGAAGAGAACACTATACTTGATTCCCTTGCGTCGGAGGGCCACCTTGACACCATCGAAGGATCGACGTAAAAGCTGGGTCTCCATGGTGTAGTCAGGGAACAGTAGGAGCCTGACATTCCGGTATGGCAGCTCCCCCGCCGCACGGGAGGCCCGGAGCAGCTCATTCCGATACCTGAAATGAAGCAGGCGGAGGATGAAAGTACGAGGAGGCGCTCTCTCAGGTCCGGGCCTAGGTGGAACTCGATGGGCACGCTCCACCGCAAAGTACTGGGAGAGCTGAGC
The sequence above is drawn from the Rana temporaria chromosome 4, aRanTem1.1, whole genome shotgun sequence genome and encodes:
- the GPR171 gene encoding probable G-protein coupled receptor 171 gives rise to the protein MDNTNNSYIACTVNRDLEPFTYFYWIIFLVGFFGSCFALWAFNRKDNSQKCTSVYLINLLVADLLLTLALPFKIVVDLGLASWKLRIFHCQVTACMIYINMYISIIFLGFVSMDRCLQTIQSAKLYQIQKRGFATMLSVVVWALVLAIMLPNMLIPIRDIPEQEGVGCIDFKQKIGKDWHVLSNFISIAIFLNCSCIILISNCITINRLYKNKDCEEFNNIKTAFVKIFLITAGYIICFLPYHIVRIPYTLSQNDVITDCSLKQVLFHAKESTLLLSISNLCFDPIVYFYFSKSFRTKVTKTFSVKKEAKVVAAEDTAIETAV